A single genomic interval of Prosthecodimorpha staleyi harbors:
- a CDS encoding MaoC/PaaZ C-terminal domain-containing protein, which produces MTGPAAFTLDWTPTQAEFDAFAKVSGDDNPIHVDPAFSARTRFGRTVSHGMLIYAKVWGLIRSRLPVGPQVAQTLVFAHPTYAGETVRIEVAEIGRDAAGIRLAVAARRIEDGASGLEGEALFAWEAAR; this is translated from the coding sequence ATGACCGGCCCCGCCGCCTTCACGCTGGACTGGACGCCGACCCAGGCGGAGTTCGACGCCTTCGCGAAGGTGTCCGGCGACGACAACCCGATCCATGTCGACCCCGCCTTTTCGGCCCGCACCCGCTTCGGCCGGACCGTGTCGCACGGCATGCTGATCTACGCCAAGGTCTGGGGGCTGATCCGCAGCCGGCTGCCGGTCGGCCCGCAGGTCGCCCAGACGCTGGTCTTCGCCCATCCGACCTATGCCGGCGAGACGGTCCGCATCGAGGTCGCCGAGATCGGGCGCGACGCGGCCGGCATCCGCCTCGCGGTCGCGGCGCGGCGCATCGAAGACGGTGCCAGCGGCCTGGAGGGCGAGGCGCTGTTCGCCTGGGAGGCAGCACGATGA
- a CDS encoding phosphate acetyltransferase, with translation MRIGARVSVSRVFEPAEIAAFHSLAGAPEADASTVPEPLVAGMISYLLGVELPGRGTNYLKQSLDFHHAAPASRTLVASVEITRLRPEKHLCDLATTIVDADGRLIATGRALVYVEDVAAGDSAVDREAS, from the coding sequence ATGAGGATCGGCGCCCGCGTCTCCGTCTCGCGCGTCTTCGAGCCGGCCGAGATCGCCGCCTTCCACAGCCTCGCCGGGGCGCCGGAGGCCGATGCGTCGACGGTCCCTGAGCCGCTCGTCGCCGGCATGATCTCCTACCTGCTCGGCGTCGAACTGCCCGGCCGCGGCACCAACTATCTGAAGCAGTCGCTCGATTTCCATCATGCCGCCCCGGCGTCGCGCACGCTGGTGGCGAGCGTCGAGATCACGCGGCTGCGGCCCGAGAAGCATCTCTGCGACCTCGCCACCACGATCGTCGACGCCGACGGCCGATTGATCGCGACCGGGCGGGCGCTGGTCTATGTCGAGGATGTCGCCGCCGGCGACTCGGCCGTCGACCGGGAGGCCTCGTGA
- a CDS encoding alpha/beta fold hydrolase: MTAAALSAPIPPLRAVAHFDRGAGRPVVFLHGWATHGGFFRFQEPLAGPDRRLIALDLPGHGAARAEGRPVVFADLAPAVADWLEGAGLDGVVLVGWSMGASVAFDLIARFGLDRIAGLVVIDMTARILDAPGWTHGLAGGLTPAQVERASAAMRANWPRQAERVVERLFAPGRRTDTADLAGFIEAIEAADGAAMASLWSTLATTDFRSLLPRIDRPALVVTGAESRLYRPDVGVAMAQALARGRHVAIEGAGHAPQIEAPAAFNRVLADFIASLNDQDQQP, encoded by the coding sequence GTGACCGCGGCCGCCCTCTCCGCCCCGATCCCGCCGCTGCGGGCCGTCGCGCATTTCGATCGCGGCGCCGGCCGGCCGGTCGTCTTCCTGCACGGCTGGGCGACCCATGGCGGGTTCTTCCGGTTCCAGGAGCCCCTGGCGGGGCCCGACCGGCGCCTGATCGCGCTCGATCTGCCGGGTCACGGCGCCGCCCGCGCCGAAGGCCGCCCGGTCGTCTTCGCCGATCTGGCACCGGCGGTCGCGGACTGGCTCGAGGGCGCCGGGCTCGACGGCGTCGTGCTGGTTGGCTGGTCGATGGGGGCAAGCGTCGCCTTCGACCTGATCGCCCGCTTCGGCTTGGACCGGATCGCCGGCCTCGTCGTGATCGACATGACCGCCCGCATCCTCGATGCGCCGGGCTGGACCCACGGCCTCGCCGGCGGCCTGACACCGGCCCAGGTCGAGCGGGCCAGTGCCGCCATGCGGGCGAATTGGCCGCGCCAGGCCGAGCGCGTGGTCGAGCGCCTGTTCGCGCCCGGCCGGCGCACCGACACGGCCGACCTCGCCGGCTTCATCGAGGCGATCGAAGCCGCCGACGGGGCCGCCATGGCGTCGCTGTGGTCGACGCTCGCGACGACCGACTTCCGCAGCCTGCTGCCGCGGATCGACCGGCCCGCGCTGGTCGTGACCGGCGCCGAGAGCCGCCTCTATCGGCCGGATGTCGGCGTCGCCATGGCGCAGGCGCTGGCCCGGGGCCGCCATGTCGCGATCGAGGGCGCCGGCCACGCGCCGCAGATCGAAGCACCCGCCGCCTTCAACCGCGTGCTGGCAGATTTCATCGCGAGCCTGAACGATCAGGATCAGCAGCCATGA
- a CDS encoding ABC transporter ATP-binding protein, whose amino-acid sequence MAAADAVPILVAEGLTKTFAGFTAVNNVNLSVRRGTIHALIGPNGAGKTTCFNLLTKFLTPSGGRILYKGEDITGLKPADVARLGLIRSFQISAVFPHLTALENVRVALQRQRGNSFDFWRSKSVLGVYDARAAELLEDVGLAEFIHSRAVELSYGRKRALEIATTLALDPEMMLLDEPMAGMGHEDIERITALIRRVAANRTVLMVEHNLSVVAELSDTITVLTRGQVLAEGDYATVSTNPAVQQAYMGDADG is encoded by the coding sequence ATGGCTGCAGCCGACGCCGTCCCCATTCTCGTAGCGGAAGGTCTGACCAAGACCTTCGCCGGCTTCACCGCCGTCAACAATGTCAACCTCTCGGTCCGGCGCGGGACCATCCACGCGCTGATCGGCCCGAACGGCGCCGGCAAGACGACCTGCTTCAACCTGCTGACCAAGTTCCTCACCCCGTCCGGCGGGCGCATCCTCTACAAGGGCGAGGACATCACGGGCCTGAAGCCGGCCGATGTGGCGCGCCTCGGGCTGATCCGCTCGTTCCAGATCTCGGCGGTCTTCCCGCACCTGACCGCGCTCGAAAACGTCCGCGTCGCCCTGCAGCGCCAGCGCGGCAATTCGTTCGACTTCTGGCGCTCCAAGTCGGTGCTCGGCGTCTACGACGCGCGCGCGGCCGAACTCCTGGAGGATGTCGGCCTGGCCGAGTTCATCCATTCCCGCGCGGTCGAGCTCTCCTACGGCCGCAAGCGCGCCCTGGAGATCGCCACCACGCTGGCGCTCGACCCGGAAATGATGCTGCTCGACGAACCGATGGCCGGCATGGGCCACGAGGACATCGAGCGGATCACGGCGCTGATCCGCCGCGTCGCCGCCAACCGGACCGTGCTGATGGTCGAGCACAATCTGAGCGTCGTCGCCGAACTCTCGGACACCATTACGGTCCTGACCCGCGGCCAGGTGCTGGCGGAGGGCGACTACGCGACCGTGTCGACCAATCCGGCGGTGCAGCAGGCCTATATGGGGGATGCCGATGGCTGA
- a CDS encoding ABC transporter ATP-binding protein, which produces MAEAANGALLTVAGLEAWYGESHILHGVDFHVRPGEVVTLLGRNGAGKTTTLKSVMGMIGKRSGSIVFDGAETIRLTSDRIARAGIALCPEERGIFASLDVKENLTLPPVVRPGGLSLDQIFELFPNLKERLGSQGTKLSGGEQQMLAIGRILRTGARLLMLDEPTEGLAPVIIQQIGRTIARLKQSGFTILLVEQNFRWASKVADRFYVMEHGRVVDGFASADLEANKQKLQDYLGV; this is translated from the coding sequence ATGGCTGAGGCGGCAAACGGGGCCCTGCTTACGGTGGCGGGCCTGGAGGCCTGGTACGGCGAATCCCACATCCTGCACGGCGTCGACTTCCACGTCCGGCCGGGCGAGGTGGTGACCCTGCTCGGCCGCAACGGCGCCGGCAAGACGACGACGCTGAAGTCGGTCATGGGCATGATCGGCAAGCGGTCCGGCTCGATTGTCTTCGACGGCGCCGAGACCATCCGGCTGACCTCCGACCGGATCGCGCGCGCCGGCATCGCGCTCTGCCCGGAGGAGCGCGGCATCTTCGCCAGCCTCGACGTGAAGGAGAACCTGACCCTGCCGCCGGTCGTGCGGCCCGGCGGACTCAGCCTGGACCAGATCTTCGAGCTGTTCCCGAACCTGAAGGAACGGCTCGGCAGCCAGGGCACCAAGCTCTCGGGCGGCGAGCAGCAGATGCTGGCGATCGGCCGCATCCTGCGCACCGGCGCCCGCCTGCTGATGCTCGATGAGCCGACCGAGGGCCTCGCCCCGGTCATCATCCAGCAGATCGGCCGGACCATCGCCCGGCTGAAGCAATCCGGATTCACGATTCTGCTCGTCGAGCAGAACTTCCGCTGGGCCTCGAAGGTCGCGGACCGGTTCTACGTCATGGAACACGGCCGCGTCGTCGACGGCTTCGCCAGTGCCGA